The genomic DNA gtgtctctctcctccatcaGCTCTGCTGCTGTGGCATCCATCTTCATTTGGGAAAAGTCGTTGATGGCCAGGCCTTCCACAATCTTCCAGTTCTTGTCCTGAGGAAACCGCAAACCTTAGTAAATTTTGTATTTTGGAACACATGCTTCAATGGCATATGTTCACACTGTTTCACATTTTAAGGACAGACACAATGTAGTTGATTGCTAGCTATTAGCTGAATCCAATACTTTAGGCTGACAGAGGAGTGAACACAAGGTCAGATCAGTCTCACCTTAATCTGGACAGGGAATGAGTAGATGAGGTCTTCTGGGACTCCATAGGAGTTGGCAGAGGAGTAAACACCCATGGAGATGAACTCACCCTAAAACAAAAAGAGGAGAAACTGGTTAAAACGTGCATATTTTGTCATCAGCATTATCAAAATGAGTATTCAATAATACAAAAGTTAACACTAATTTCACAGAGCCATAAGTAACCTGTCAGAAATATTAACTATCTCACTTGTTAGCAACAAACTCCTAAAAGTTTGTGTATATTCATGACTAAAACTTTTGTGTGagcacaaacacagaaatacCGTATGCATGTACACTCTTTTTGTCAGATTTATGAAGCCATGCATACCCATGGTTCCTTGACAGAATGTGGCAACAGACAAACATCCCAACATCATAACTACAGCACAAATAAATATGCCGTTTACCTCGGGGGTGCCTGACCAGATGTCTCTCATGTGGTCACAGATGGCCTTGGCCGCAGACATGGCACTGGACAGCTTCCTGGCCTTGATGACCGCAGCGCCTCTCTGCTGCACTGTCTGCAATACAAGAACATGGACCATTACATGAAAACGTAGTGGCAGTCAATGGGAATGTGAGCAGAAGAACTGAGCATATAGGGCTAGCTTGTGttaatgagttgtgctgctagTTTTGGTTTCATTTGTCAAGGTTTTGAGATAAAAGCTGAGATGTCTGCAGCTGTTATCTCtggaataaaaaaactaaactaaacctcAGTCTGTGTTTCTGAAACACGGTCATTTGTAATTTTCCTTCCTATTTTTGCAAATTGTGCACTTTTTGAGTGGCTGACACAGGAACCGTGTGGAAATGCAAAATGTATCTCACAGTCCTATAGATTACAGTAAATCTTCTTTAGCTCACAGCGATGAAATCTCCTTTAAGCCAGGCATCATCCTTGACTGCTTCAAAGCAGGCGAGCTCGCTACCAGACATGTTGACCAAGCAGTGATGCACGTCTGGGTACTGGGTAGACGAGTGGTTGCCCCAGATGATCACATTTTTCACATGGGTGGCAGGAACGCCACAACGCATTGCCACCTACAGGAACAGAGAGCAAAATCGGGTTTCGCAATCAGCTCAGACAAAGAACTGACAACGTGGCAGCTAAAAGTCCGAGtccaaattgtaaaaaaaagagtgaatagAACTACAAGTACAAACAGGAGCGTAAGGGAAAGCACCTGAGAGCGAGCCCTGTTGTGGTCCAGACGAGTGAGGCAGGAGAAATTCTCTTTGGGGATGGAGGGAGCAGACTTGGCTGCAATCAGACAGTTGGTGTTGGCAGGGTTTCCCACAACCAGcacctggaaaaaaaaacacacacatgcacacacgcactttAAAATACAACCTGAGTGACTCATCTGATCTAACTCAACCAACGTAAACTCATTATTGTTACAGCTCACTGATAGTCCTATAGATTTGCtcgttttaaaagtagctgtagGTTTTATATATCTTACTCATACCAGAGTGGAGGTACTTTACAAGCAAACTTGTAATATGCTTAATATCATAAAGGGCAAGAAGAAATATGGTTGagcattagaaaataaacttaaaaatgccaACATGAGGGTTCTACAAACGAAGTTGTGTGTCAGTACCTTGACGGTTTTCTTGGCGTACTTCTCCAGGGCGGCGCCCTGACTCTTGAAGATGGCCACGTTGGCTTTGAGCAGGTCCTTCCTCTCCATGCCTTCCTTCCTGGGCATGGAGCCCACCAAGATGGCTGCGTCCAGGTCCTTGAAGGCCACCTCCTCCTTGTCTGTGGGGACAATATCTATGGAAAGAGAAAGTGAAATCATTACTGGTAATGTTTGAATGTTTATCTACTTTATATAGTTTCATGACATTTTGCATCTAAAACTACTCTACCATATGGCTGAGCCCATCTCAGTGTATGAAGCGTTGTCTTTGCAGCACAGTTGGTTAATACAGGGGCCTCTCACAGCCCCTGTCCAAACAAAGCAAAGGACAGCACCAATTCAAAGGAAAAATTCCAGGTCACAATGGAGATGGCACATAATGGCGCCTCACGACTGATGACATCAGTTAGAGTGATGACACCAAAAGTCCTAACGGAAACCAGCAGTGCCCGTATTTATCAACAGTCCTTGATGTGGCCAAATGGCCTGGGTGTGATAGGATGCTCAGCTACCCCTGGAGATCATGAGTGGACCACCATCAGTGGCTAAGCATTGCCTAATTATTGAAGTAGACAAGATATGGTCACATCTAATAGGacttcaaataaagaaaacaaacaaataaataaataagagttTGAGTAGAAAAGGAGTGATTTTGAGATGCTTAACCAATTCAGCCCTGGCTCCTTCCATTCAAAATGAAGGTACATATTTATTCTTCTCTGGGGCCAACCATGCAGAAGTTTAATGCTTTTATAAATGTCCACCACATCTTTACCCCAGCATCTCCTTGTAGCTACTGCTGCCCTGATGAAATTTAGAGGCTCCAGAAAGCTGAACTCTATGCAGAGGCCTTTATTCTTTACAAAACATGCCAGCATGATGATGGCACATTCTTGgccattattattactattattagtaAGAGTGTTGTGTTACTCTGTGCACAAAATGACATTATCAAAAGCAAGACAATCATCTATGATACCTTTTTATTTGTGTAAATGAACAGGAAATTATAACCCTAAAACggcaatataatatatacactaTAATATAATAACTCTAAATgttacaaacaaaaacaaacaaaaacagcagaTTTTAAAGTAAAATTCATAGTCTACGTGTTTAAGGAAAACTGTGATATCTGATGCCAGTGTATCAATACCGTATaagatatatatactgtaatgtTATTTTACGTGAGTGTCCCACCCTTAAATTCCTACCTCTCAGAAGTGGGAGGGCACAGTCCTGCAGCTCCATGACAACACCATCCAGGACTGGCAACATGGGCGTAATGTCCAAAAGGAGCAAGATGACTGGCTGACAGaaggaggagggaaggaagtAGGCAGTGGGATGAATGGTATGAAATTAATAAAAAcgtgctgaaaaaaaaatcccaattcCTCTGATAATGACATGTCAGTGGGGGAGACTTAGTTCTCTCTGGAACAGAGTGTGAAGGCCTAAGCCATGTGGCTCACTTACGGTGGCATGTGCCAAATGGATCAAGTGGTTTCAAAGTTGGCCTAAGAGCCTTGGTATGAGATCCATTTCATTGACTTCAAGGACGATCCTTGCTCGTCCCAGGGCTCATGGATGAGCAAATGCAATCTGATCACTTCACACAGGGGCAACATCTGTTCAATGTCACGCCCAGATATGATCAGGAATACATGTGCTATTCACAGCTGTTACGTGTCCTGTGTATGTCTTTTGATACTGCCCTTACACTGCCTAATGAAATAAGGGAATTGAGTGTGTTACGGAAGAAAGACAAAGCCCTTCTTTACCTGATCTTTGCCAAAGACATCTCCCTTGGCAATGCTGAACAACAGGGAATAGGCAATCTGTCCAGCAGCGCCGGTCACCAGAACTCTAATAGGCTCAGACTGCAAGAGACACGGCAAATAACAGTGATGTTAGTACTATTAGCATTGATTTCACTGAGAGGACAGGTATGACAGTTTAACTGTCCAGCGCACGTGGGTGCCTGGGTGTCTATTCTTGTCAACAGGATTTACTAAAGCAGAGGAGGTCACATCAAAAATAGACTGTGCTTTCCATACAGGACTCACTGTTGCATAACAAAATCAGGATATACTTAGGTTACCAAGTTCACCGCCATCTTTACCATTCATCCAACAGCACTGATTCAATCCCCAGTATTACATTACCAAAGCGTTACATGAATATGAATAGGACACGAGAACTGACTAGATTTTTTAATACAACAACCTTATGAGTCCTAAGGGAGTTGGTTACACGTCAAGCCGCGAGCCAGACGACAAGTAGCTATCGTTAAAATTCTAACGAACTTTGCACAACTTTGTGAATTTCTCAttggatgaattgtaataactgcGGTTTTGTCTGCGTTATACAtgcatgattaaaaaaagaataatcgATATATTCGTTGGCTTTACTCACCATATTCGCACGACGGCTTggactgctctctctctcccacttctCTCGCTCAACCCGGAGTTCACTCCTATTTAACTCCTCCGTTGATCACGACACTTGTAACCCTTTGACGGCAGATTGAATATCCAGTAATTGtagttttttaaattaatgtagTCCTTAAAGAAGTATTCAAAAAGAACAAGTTATCCCGTTGATAGTTAAATAAAACGTGGCTATCGGTAATAGTACTATTACATAGGCTTTTAAACAGGCTTCTACACAATATCGCTATCTAATGAGCTAGCCGGTTGCACTGCAGGCTGCTAcaggaccgctaacgttagctggttaGCTAGCTAAGCATAGCCACAGCTTGTTGTTGCTTAGCGACCTGTATCCAGCGGCAGCTAgagccagctagctagcatcGAGAGTACTGTTTGTTTGTTACTTTAGCTTAGCCACTCGTTAGGATACTATAAGATACACAGAAGACCAAGACCACTTAGTTAACTGACCGAACAGCGAGTAACTGCGTTAACATAGCTAAGTTATCAAGATGAAATTAACCTGTTTAAATGCAAACGTTTCCAGCGCAAAGCAGGTTGTTAAGTTTGGAtaaagctagctaactaactaccTGGAGCATCAGCACAGCGTCTGTCGTTGACGTGTCGTCTTTAATCAAACGAAAATTGCAAACTGTATGTTTGCAGTGCACGTTTTATGTTTTGAAGTTGacattaagtaaaaaaaaaagggggcgGGGAGAGCACGAAGATCTTTGCCGTTTTCGTCACTGAAAAAACCAAGGTAAGTTATTGATAACGTGAGTAACGTTAACCTGCCTCATCTCTTCCTGTCTgtcctccccctcttcctctaTCTGTGTGAGAATGTCAGATATTGTGGGGATGATTTGTAGCAGTCAAACATAGGATGTCTGTCTGGATTTCACTTAAAATGCTTCTTGTTTGAACTGTTTATGTTTTGCTCTCAAAGTGGTTTAAaaggtaaataaaaaataaataagtcatTGGGTCTTCAGTTTCTCAGAAGCATAAAGGATGacttaacaaaacattttataatagCCCTAAGTGAAATACTTCCAGTATCTCTTTATTGTGTCATCACACGTTTTGAGATATTGATCTGTTGTTTTCAAAGCAGTCTCCTCATCTTTGTTTCTTCAGCAAGAAATGTGTACAGTATTTCTTTCTTTACTATCTTGTTTTGAGCTGAGATGAACCCTATAGAGGCCCAGTGTTAGGTGAGCATAGTTATCAATATTTCATATCCTCATTACAAGCTTATTACATGACTTGAACAGAAAGCAGTGGGGACGTGTTTCACCTGGCTGGCATCAGACTGTGATCTTACTGTGGgcttggctggctggctggctggctgaagGGTTAAGACACTGTGCCAAATGATATTCTGGTTAATACAGATTATTCTGTATTGGTGGTTGTGGCATGAGCATCATTTTCTGCTGCTGGACATCTTCCTGGGTTctattctttatatgtttaccagggctgcacgatatgaggaattGTGTGTTCCATTGTGAATATGATTCAccatattggagggaatgatcatttttgtatcactattctcattttcattgaaaatgatcaaaattaaaatgattatagtgtgattttttgcgaggatctgtaccaaataaagatttttttcctttagtctgtaggatacgatttgtaggctgggacatctctgcagcaccacaatatttaattcagaatggtttgacacttattttgcctttaacaactATTGTgcccccccctgcgatttggatattgcactagtccatattgcaattttgataaaattgtgattaattgtgcagccctaattttttaAATCTATGATTTTGTCATCCTGATTGACTTCTGTAATTTTTCTATTCTGTGCATGACATCTGTTGCATGTCTGTCGATCCAGGGAGAGAGATTCCTCCTCTGCTGCGATTTTACTGCCTTGCTCATTAGAAATAGggatatttttaattttttacacTGCAAAAAGTTTTAAAGATTGCAGTTTGATGGAACATAGTTAAATAGTAAATGTTTTTAAGCCTTAAGTTATAACATGTTTTCAGTGACAGTGCTGCTGTGATAACACATAGAATGCCAGGTTTAGATTTGCCACTCTGCCTCTGCCATGTGAAGGGTAACATTCttatttcataatttttttcttcctttttcccCCCCAATATCCTGctgtactctctctctcaaactaaTGGCACAAAATAAACCAGGGCCACATCCAATTCTACATCCAAAGCCCCATTCTGGCCCTAATATTTGGGTGTCCACCTGCTAGTGACAGGGGCTGACACAGACCCTTCCCTTCTCAAAAGGCTCTGTGTGAAAGCCTGATTCAGAGATGTTTGAAGCAGCTGCCACAGCCTGGCAGTGTTCCTCTCATCTCCAGTTACATTTTACCCCTCTGTGTGGCAGGTCTGTGATGGGTGTCAGTATGGGACAAACATGTGCTCACAGCTGTCTGTTGGCTGCCTGGCATAGTGATGTGTGATCACACTCTGGGTATATTTCATTGATTTGAAGAGCCTTGAAATAGGCTTTATATACTTCTTTTTGATTATCTAGATTTTTGTTTAACTGAGCTGCAATGAGTGAGTGAAACCTTTCATCCACAGCCCAGAAAGGTGTGGGGGGATTGGTATCCTCTTAACAATTGTTGTTCATATCTGCTTTTGTTAGCTAAGTGGTAATCTAAGTAACCTGTGTTTTGCATGTATGTCGGCCTTTTTCTTCATGCAACTAAGTTACACAATCAAGGCTACCATGCCAACGAAATCCTAATATAGTAATTGGATTAAATGGATTACATTGTTAAAGTTTTTTAATGTTCCACTAATCAATATTcttacattaatatgaaatgacAGTGTTGCTCCTATAGTGACCAGCCCACAGAATTATCTCTGCAGTTCCCCATCAGCTCTATTGAGTGTTTTAACTCCTTATTTTACTGTGTGGTCATCAACCTTTGTTTTCTGGGCAGGTAGCAACGTAAGCAACTAGCTGGTGGACATAGCAGAGCATTTAGCATCTAAGGAGCCATATATTTCTCTCAGGAGTCGATGACAGCAATGCAGAACTAAAAGAAGAGTGAATATTTgacaatgttgtgtttacagcttgctGTAAGATTATCTACAGGAAAAGTTTGGACAAACCAAAGAGTGCTATTgtaaaactcaaacaaaacaaaatattcagtttatgtATTGATTGCTTCATGTATTTCACTGTGCCATTGGGAAATGTTTAGTCTCAAGTTTAAAGTTATGGAAAACTTTAGATTTAAATGCTGGAATTAAATTGCAAACTAAATGTGGGAAAGCTCGGTTTAGAGGAGTAAAAGTTTTTCAGTGCCACCTGTCAGAAGTGAGATATCCGTAATAGAAACATCTACGAGTGAGGGAAGATTAAAAGAACAGTGTGACCGCGAGGTTAATCTTTTGTCAAAGCCATTTGATTGCATTACATTTATTCTTATGATGTGCAGGACCAGTGGGGATCACTCTCTTAGTACTTCTCTCTATAGCTGCCatgacatgacaagacagacagCAGAGTGGGTCCTTTGGTGGTTCAAATCCCGGTTTCAATATAGTACTCATATCATGAAATGTATCTAGGTTATTGTTTAGTAATGTTTGGTTATTAAGTATCACTGTGGCACAAATTTCTAAACGTATTCAATCCTAGCTGAGGGAAATGAACAATGAATGACTCACATATAGCTGTATTGATGTATGTGGTTCCAGCCTTCCATGAATTTAGGGCCATTCCATATCTTTGATAGCCCAAACTGACCTTTATATCTGGGATTGTATCCGCTGATTTAGGGCAAGGCTTGCTCTGTCAGAATATTGCTTATCTTGGAAATGTTAATTTGCCTTTCAGTGCGCTCTGCATCATGTGCAGCCACGAACGTAAAAATCACTTAAAATCCCCTAAAGTATTTATTAAAACGACTTGTGACAGTTCTGGCTTTACATAAGCGCACATTTGAAAGAGCCTGTTACTGCTGTTAACTGTTAATTGACAAGTTAGACTccaatgtttattttcttctctggCAGTCTCCACAGTCAGGTTGACATGAGGGGATTAGGCATACTTTGtctttgtaaaaagaaaatccgAATGAAACCAAAAACAGCAGCGACACACATGATAATATCTGGTGCCAGTTTGCCATGCTGGCctgatcctctgtgtgtgtgctgtgaaaACAATCGGCATTGTGGGTGTTTTGTCCCACCAATCAGGCGAAACCTGGAGCCCCACAGAAGCGAGGGGAGTGGGCAAAGTTCACAATGCACAAATCCTaagctgcacacacacgcatgcacatggAGCTCAGCAATGCCTGGattttacacatacatgtacacactAACGGAGTACACTGTCACGCTCCGAGCTGTGAAAATTCATGACAGCATGAACAGCAgtacgtctctctctctctgtacagtgtctgtctcctctgctgacccttctctctgtcctttgTCCACTCCATCTCCTCCTTCTTTTGTTCCCTCGTCATTTCACCTCCCTCACCTCCACCCTTTCTGTCCTTTCCTACTTTATCTCCTCTATTCTGCTCATCCACTTGTCCCTGCAGAGTGCACCTGAGTGACCCTGTTACGTTGGCAGCTGGGAGGCAGATAGCCAGCACACCCACCGGCCTCAATATCACCCTCTTATCTGCCTTGCTAGACCAAATAGCTCTTATAGTGTACAGGCAGACACGGTGAGATAGCAGGTTGCATTCACACGAGCGCAcccacataaatacataaacaacGCACAAACACAGATAATTACATCATCGTCACTGCTATCTCCCATCACATTCACCTTCTGTATCCCTGTGCCATCACCCTGTTTAATTTGTGGCATATCTATGTCTTAGCACTGTCATGCTCCTGTCTTTGATTAGTTGATAATGCTTTAGATCAGATGGAGCTGATTATTCTTATTCCTTTTTGTGTTACCTACACTGTAATGCAGACAGTAGCTGTGTTTTAAAATGAGCCTATGTGTCCCCGTGCTGTCGTTTGCTGTTACTTGCAGTAACCATAATAATACACTAGGTGTCAGTGTATGGCTGTAGTTAACCATAATCATTCTTGGATGTCACTCAACATAGCACTTGGATGCTGGTGTTGATGGATTTGTAGCGAAGACTCTCCAAAAACACTTGTTGCTGCAGCAGTGGCCTTGCCTTTAAGAACTGGGCTTGTGAGTGAAAGGTTGTCAGTTCAAATTCTCACCCAAAAATGTGGTAACCGAGTGATTTGTGACTTTGTTTAACACAAATGTTAATGGTACAGTACATACAAGAGCTCATCAGCCAAATAACCCTTTGCTGAGATGAGATATCATGAATTGGTTGCTTCCAGAAATAGCCTGCAGATCCATTTGAGCTGTTGTTATTGTGTGGCGCTGGCACTTTTAGGACAAGGCCTGGAGGCGTACGAATGTTTCCAATCTGCCGTGATGTACCTACTACCTctgagtttctctctctctgactgtctgtgaTGGAAACCTGAGAAGGACTTTGTTTCTAGCTAATATTGGCTTTGCTGTGGGGAAAAGACAACCAAGCCCCTAATCAGAAATAACACAGACCTCTGCAAACACACCAACTAACTTCCTGGCACTGATGCAGAACTATTCAATTAACTCTCATACTATACACACACCGAGCCATCCTTGGAGGTGTGTTTCCTCCTCTGAGCGAGCCTCAACCACACTCTGccactctctctttccctctttcttccAAAGGTGTTTGCATAGGGAAATGGTCCGTGAAATGGGTTTGATGGAATCAAACTCCATATTAGgacaaatacatattttatagcAGTTGATGGACTGATTGATGGGGCTATGTCTTCATTTCCTCTGTGCGCCACCGCTAAAGAAGATCTTTATCAGACACAGTAATATGAAGGATCATAGCTCAGCTTGTTTCAGGGAGGAGAGGAGTTGTTCACTTGTTGTGTTATGACTTTGAATGATTCTTGGTGTAAGTATCTGTATGTGTAAATAAGAGTGTTtctgtgtgagaatgtgtttgtgtgctcctACAGCACCTGTTATATTGCGAGTGGCCACAAGGCGGCACCAAACTGCCACATGTTGATTTTCTGTCCTAACTGAAAGCTCACTCTCCATTCCCTTTGCTGTTGACAGCAACACACACTTTTTGAAAACTCACTGAAGGATGACCAAAAATGTGGCAGCAACAGTGTCCAGGTTCCACAGCCAGTTGCTAGTTGATGTGGCAGTAAATTCACATCGGAGAGAGGGTGTAAGGTGGTTCACATTTTCATCAATGCAACTGTTGTTTTAGCATAACAAGGCTGGCTGACaacccctctcccctccctccaccTAGCCCACTCGCACCACCTTTTATTAACCTCAAAACCCAAATCCATCCAACTGGACCAGTGATGGCAACTCGCTGCCGATGCTGGCAGTCACACCCCTCTGCACAGCCATAATGGGCCGTGGCACAATTGGGGGCCACGCAACCAACAACATTCCCTGTCCTACCAAGAGGCCGGTTGCCTGCAAGTTACCAGCAACACAGCTTGTCCCTGTTTGTCTGCACTCACTAAAAGGAAAGAATGTTTTCCCCCATAACATGGCTGTGTGGGGATTAAGGCCCATTCTGAGTGGCCCCGGGTCGTGCGGCAGATGTTAGCCAGGATAGCACTCGTTGCCGTGCCGACAGTGAGCCGGTGGGATCGGCCCGCCCAGACGACGTTAAGCCTATGTACATGTATAGGAGTAGAGGGGGAGGTGTGGTCCGGTGAAGGGCCTGTCACACATTGGAGGGAAATTTGTCACAGTGGTCCCACACTAATTCATCTACACTGTCTCTGATCatcatcacacacatacatagaaagAGATTCACATGGCTAGTCACATGCTGggttgtgtttaaatgtgtgacATCATGG from Sander lucioperca isolate FBNREF2018 chromosome 15, SLUC_FBN_1.2, whole genome shotgun sequence includes the following:
- the mdh1ab gene encoding malate dehydrogenase 1Ab, NAD (soluble) — protein: MSEPIRVLVTGAAGQIAYSLLFSIAKGDVFGKDQPVILLLLDITPMLPVLDGVVMELQDCALPLLRDIVPTDKEEVAFKDLDAAILVGSMPRKEGMERKDLLKANVAIFKSQGAALEKYAKKTVKVLVVGNPANTNCLIAAKSAPSIPKENFSCLTRLDHNRARSQVAMRCGVPATHVKNVIIWGNHSSTQYPDVHHCLVNMSGSELACFEAVKDDAWLKGDFIATVQQRGAAVIKARKLSSAMSAAKAICDHMRDIWSGTPEGEFISMGVYSSANSYGVPEDLIYSFPVQIKDKNWKIVEGLAINDFSQMKMDATAAELMEERDTAVAFLGV